The following coding sequences are from one Campylobacter sp. RM16187 window:
- a CDS encoding aspartate-semialdehyde dehydrogenase, with protein MRKFNVAVVGATGAVGEEIFRVMEEVNFPVNELLPLASSRSAGSEVEFNGKMYKVVELTESVFDEHEIDIAFFSAGGSISAKFAPFAAQSGAVVIDNTSHFRMEADIPLVVPECNPQDIAQWTNRGIIANPNCSTIQMVQVLKPLDDAFGINRVDVATYQAASGAGKEGMEELVLQLQKFFEFKLDECEPKVFAHQLAFNLIPHIDVFLDNDYTKEEMKMVNETQKILHKKMEVSATCVRVPVLRSHSEAITIHFDRDIDAAHAREILKNAPSIVIEDEPKEKIYPMPLTASNTNDTYVGRIRKDNYRNNVLHLWCVADQIRVGAATNAVRIAQKWIELQD; from the coding sequence ATGAGAAAATTTAACGTTGCTGTAGTGGGTGCTACAGGGGCTGTAGGAGAAGAGATATTTCGCGTGATGGAAGAGGTAAATTTCCCGGTGAACGAACTTTTACCGCTTGCAAGCTCAAGAAGTGCAGGAAGTGAAGTTGAGTTTAACGGTAAGATGTATAAGGTCGTTGAGCTTACAGAGAGTGTCTTTGACGAACACGAGATCGATATAGCGTTTTTTAGTGCTGGTGGCTCTATATCGGCTAAATTTGCGCCATTTGCAGCGCAAAGCGGAGCTGTGGTCATAGATAACACAAGCCACTTTAGAATGGAAGCAGATATCCCGCTAGTGGTGCCTGAGTGCAACCCGCAAGATATCGCTCAATGGACAAATCGTGGCATAATCGCCAACCCAAACTGCTCAACCATCCAAATGGTACAAGTTCTAAAGCCGCTTGATGACGCATTTGGCATAAACCGAGTAGACGTGGCTACATATCAAGCAGCAAGCGGTGCAGGCAAAGAGGGTATGGAAGAGCTTGTGCTGCAACTTCAAAAATTCTTTGAGTTTAAGCTTGATGAGTGCGAGCCGAAGGTTTTTGCACATCAGCTTGCATTTAACCTCATACCGCACATTGACGTGTTTTTGGATAACGACTACACAAAAGAAGAGATGAAAATGGTTAATGAAACCCAAAAGATCCTTCATAAAAAGATGGAGGTAAGCGCGACTTGCGTGAGAGTGCCTGTACTTAGAAGCCACTCGGAAGCCATCACTATACATTTTGATAGAGACATAGACGCAGCGCACGCAAGAGAGATACTAAAAAACGCGCCAAGCATCGTTATAGAAGATGAACCGAAAGAAAAAATTTATCCTATGCCGCTAACTGCAAGCAACACAAACGACACTTACGTCGGCAGAATTCGCAAGGATAACTACCGAAATAACGTGCTTCATCTTTGGTGTGTAGCCGATCAAATTCGCGTAGGAGCTGCCACAAACGCAGTAAGAATCGCGCAAAAATGGATTGAACTACAAGATTAG
- a CDS encoding energy-coupling factor ABC transporter ATP-binding protein, with the protein MENIIEVRNLSFGFDGKTVFENINLDIKKNSKILIYGANGVGKSTFLSILASINSATGGQVIIKENLKISYLFQNSNDQFIAPSVIEDVAFSLLAEGVDAKIAQNNATEILEKFEISHLKDRSIYNLSGGEKRLVAIAGALVRDADIYLFDEPFNELDSYKSELVLKNLNEKNRAFVIITHHKRDIFDKDTISCEFFKDELVIDDLKS; encoded by the coding sequence ATGGAAAATATAATAGAGGTTAGAAATTTATCCTTTGGATTTGATGGAAAAACTGTTTTTGAAAATATAAATTTAGATATCAAAAAGAATTCTAAAATTTTAATTTATGGTGCAAATGGAGTTGGTAAAAGCACATTTTTATCTATTTTGGCATCTATTAATAGTGCAACAGGCGGACAGGTCATAATAAAAGAAAATTTAAAAATTTCATATCTTTTTCAAAATAGCAACGATCAATTTATAGCTCCAAGCGTAATTGAAGATGTAGCTTTTTCGCTTTTGGCCGAAGGAGTGGATGCTAAAATAGCTCAAAATAATGCTACTGAAATTTTAGAAAAATTTGAAATTTCACACCTTAAGGATCGCTCTATCTACAATCTCTCGGGCGGCGAAAAGAGGCTTGTGGCAATAGCCGGAGCTTTAGTAAGAGATGCCGATATATATCTTTTTGATGAGCCGTTTAATGAGCTTGATAGTTATAAAAGCGAGCTTGTTTTAAAAAATTTAAACGAAAAAAACAGAGCTTTTGTGATAATCACACATCATAAAAGAGATATTTTTGATAAAGATACGATTAGTTGTGAATTTTTTAAAGACGAATTGGTTATAGATGATTTAAAGAGCTAG
- a CDS encoding TIGR00730 family Rossman fold protein, translating into MEEILNDLSKFRDFLAYKNPSVTFFGSARFEPDNKYCKMAYELAFALASEGFAIISGGGGGIMEAANKAAYDSGKSPSIGLNIVLPFEQVTNPYATDKFVFSNLNARKFALIERSKAFLVFPGGFGTLDELFEILVLAQIGRKKSKIYLIGSEFWSKLDDFIKTTLINEKSISKEDLNIYEISDDLKKISEGILKI; encoded by the coding sequence ATGGAAGAAATTTTAAATGATTTAAGCAAATTTAGAGATTTTTTAGCTTATAAAAATCCTAGTGTTACCTTTTTTGGCTCTGCTAGATTTGAGCCTGATAATAAATATTGTAAAATGGCTTATGAACTGGCTTTCGCTCTGGCTAGCGAGGGTTTTGCCATAATAAGTGGAGGGGGAGGCGGTATAATGGAGGCCGCCAATAAAGCCGCCTATGATAGCGGCAAGAGTCCTTCCATAGGGCTAAATATCGTGCTTCCTTTCGAGCAGGTTACAAATCCGTATGCTACCGACAAATTTGTATTTTCTAATTTAAACGCACGCAAATTTGCCCTTATTGAGCGCTCAAAGGCATTTTTAGTATTTCCAGGCGGATTTGGAACTTTAGATGAACTGTTTGAAATTTTAGTATTAGCTCAAATCGGTAGAAAAAAATCTAAAATTTATCTCATAGGAAGTGAATTTTGGAGTAAATTGGATGACTTTATTAAAACTACTTTAATAAATGAAAAATCTATCAGCAAAGAGGATCTAAACATCTACGAAATATCCGATGATCTTAAAAAAATTTCAGAAGGGATTTTAAAAATTTAA
- a CDS encoding ribose-phosphate pyrophosphokinase, giving the protein MRGYKIFSGTANVEFSKKISQYLSLPLSESSIKRFSDGEISVQIGESVRGKDIFVIQPTCAPANVNLMELLILTDALRRSSASSITAVIPYFGYARQDRKAAPRVPITAKLVANMIQAAGIDRVVTIDLHAGQIQGFFDIPVDNLYGSIIFNEYIKNKNLKNPIIASPDIGGVARARSVAKTLDLDIVIVDKRREKANESEVMNVIGDVAGKDVILVDDMIDTAGTIVKAAEVFKEKGATSVMACCTHAVLSGPAYDRLRSDALDELVVTDTIPLKEQHEKIKVLSVAPIFGEVIRRVYHNESVNSLFL; this is encoded by the coding sequence ATGAGAGGTTATAAAATTTTTTCCGGTACGGCAAATGTTGAATTTTCTAAAAAAATATCTCAATACCTTTCTCTCCCGCTAAGCGAGTCATCGATAAAGCGTTTTAGCGATGGCGAAATAAGCGTGCAAATAGGCGAAAGTGTGCGCGGCAAGGATATATTTGTAATTCAGCCTACCTGCGCTCCGGCTAATGTAAATTTAATGGAACTTTTAATATTAACGGACGCTTTAAGAAGAAGCTCGGCAAGCTCTATAACGGCTGTAATTCCATATTTTGGATATGCAAGACAGGATAGAAAGGCGGCTCCTAGAGTACCAATTACTGCAAAACTTGTGGCAAATATGATTCAGGCTGCAGGCATAGATCGTGTCGTCACAATCGATCTTCATGCCGGACAAATTCAAGGATTTTTCGATATTCCGGTGGATAATCTTTATGGTTCAATAATATTTAACGAGTATATAAAAAATAAAAATTTAAAAAATCCAATCATTGCAAGCCCTGATATAGGTGGAGTGGCTCGTGCTAGAAGTGTGGCTAAAACACTTGATCTTGATATAGTAATCGTAGATAAACGCCGCGAAAAGGCAAATGAGAGCGAGGTAATGAATGTAATAGGCGATGTTGCCGGAAAAGATGTGATTTTAGTAGATGATATGATAGATACTGCAGGCACTATAGTAAAGGCTGCCGAAGTGTTTAAAGAAAAAGGCGCTACAAGTGTGATGGCATGTTGCACTCATGCGGTTTTAAGTGGACCTGCGTATGATAGATTAAGAAGCGATGCATTAGATGAGCTTGTGGTAACTGATACCATACCTCTAAAAGAGCAGCATGAAAAAATAAAAGTCTTAAGCGTAGCACCTATATTTGGAGAGGTTATAAGACGCGTATATCACAATGAAAGCGTAAATTCTCTATTTTTATAA
- the cbiM gene encoding cobalt transporter CbiM has product MHISEGILNSEILVAGWVVSGVISAYALYKMNSQEIPKVAMLTSLFFIGSFVHIPVGSTSVHLLFSGLIGAIGGVNGFLAIFIALFFQALLYGFGGIGVLGVNTLIIAGPAVFLWYFLRPKITTHLNFVSFVGGFLPVFFSVLLLIGVLILNSVHLDYAVYMIILFNLPLMIIEGLISLFALKFIMRYRPNFL; this is encoded by the coding sequence GTGCATATATCTGAGGGAATTTTAAATAGCGAAATTTTAGTAGCTGGCTGGGTCGTATCTGGCGTAATCAGTGCATATGCTCTATACAAAATGAATTCTCAAGAGATACCGAAAGTCGCCATGCTTACATCTTTATTTTTCATAGGTTCTTTTGTCCATATTCCGGTAGGGTCAACTAGTGTTCATCTGCTTTTTAGTGGTCTTATAGGCGCTATAGGTGGTGTGAACGGATTTTTGGCTATATTTATAGCTCTTTTTTTTCAGGCTTTACTTTACGGATTTGGCGGTATAGGAGTGCTTGGCGTAAATACTCTTATTATAGCTGGACCGGCGGTTTTTCTGTGGTATTTTTTAAGACCCAAGATAACAACTCATCTAAATTTTGTCTCTTTTGTTGGCGGATTTTTGCCCGTATTTTTTAGTGTTTTACTATTGATTGGAGTTTTGATTTTAAATAGTGTGCATCTTGACTATGCAGTATATATGATAATTTTATTTAATTTGCCACTTATGATAATAGAGGGTCTAATATCTCTTTTTGCGCTTAAATTTATTATGAGATATAGACCAAATTTCTTATGA
- a CDS encoding energy-coupling factor transporter transmembrane protein EcfT, with amino-acid sequence MSKPVCYLFIVLIYDIFLLSASEFYPLDFLIPLLAFLLFAENKFKVLTWLLTLNVFLFFVVFSYILNGDFFIAKVVFKRTNLILLLVLSLFLGRNQYFLIKALYSIKIPQKLLAVMIINSKLFEELLNQISKIPNTLQVRGVKVNFSIFTYRAYANLIGKIIVNGFDRSFEIYSAMRVRGYKGYISFLDMQRANLSEISLLILTLIAAGFRIYKFVG; translated from the coding sequence ATGAGTAAGCCGGTTTGCTATCTTTTTATAGTTTTGATTTATGATATTTTTTTGCTTTCGGCTAGCGAATTTTATCCTCTTGACTTTTTAATCCCGTTGCTTGCATTTTTGCTGTTTGCAGAGAATAAATTTAAAGTTTTAACCTGGCTTTTAACGCTTAATGTTTTTTTGTTTTTTGTTGTTTTTTCATATATTTTAAACGGTGATTTTTTTATCGCAAAAGTAGTTTTTAAAAGGACAAATTTGATACTTCTTTTAGTGCTTAGCCTATTTTTGGGCAGGAATCAATACTTTTTAATTAAAGCTCTTTATTCTATAAAAATTCCTCAAAAATTACTAGCGGTAATGATTATAAACAGCAAATTATTTGAAGAGCTTTTAAATCAAATTTCTAAGATACCAAACACTTTACAAGTGCGTGGTGTAAAGGTAAATTTTTCTATTTTTACCTATAGGGCCTATGCTAATTTGATTGGAAAGATTATAGTTAATGGATTTGATAGATCGTTTGAAATCTACTCTGCTATGAGAGTTAGGGGATATAAAGGATATATAAGTTTTTTGGATATGCAAAGAGCAAATTTAAGTGAAATTTCGCTTTTGATTTTGACCTTGATTGCAGCTGGTTTTAGGATTTATAAATTTGTAGGATAG
- a CDS encoding LPP20 family lipoprotein — MKSFYVAIVGVAMLIMSGCSGKDVTANMAQQDVVVQKVDKDDIRDVMRQEKMIYDTAPVEASFSAVGEGIAPLNTVSQAQSLALAKRAAIADAHRQLAEKLYGVKINSKDTVRDAMLRDSTITTQVSGLIKNASIVEYDFKDGLYRVRMELKLDQSKWQEIFAY, encoded by the coding sequence ATGAAGAGTTTTTATGTTGCGATAGTTGGCGTAGCTATGCTGATCATGAGTGGTTGTTCCGGCAAGGATGTCACTGCAAATATGGCACAGCAAGATGTTGTTGTCCAAAAAGTCGATAAAGACGATATCAGAGATGTGATGAGACAAGAGAAGATGATATATGACACAGCTCCGGTGGAAGCTTCTTTTAGCGCTGTTGGAGAGGGCATAGCACCGCTTAACACAGTCTCTCAAGCTCAGTCTTTAGCGCTTGCAAAACGTGCCGCGATAGCTGACGCGCACAGACAGCTTGCAGAAAAACTTTACGGCGTTAAAATCAACTCAAAAGATACCGTAAGAGACGCGATGCTAAGGGACTCAACTATCACTACTCAAGTAAGCGGTCTTATCAAAAACGCCTCAATAGTCGAATACGACTTCAAAGACGGCTTGTATCGCGTTAGAATGGAACTTAAGCTAGATCAAAGCAAGTGGCAAGAAATTTTTGCTTATTAA
- the fliM gene encoding flagellar motor switch protein FliM: MADILSQEEIDALLEVVDEDAEGADIGIGGSSSEDQRQIIIYDFKRPNRVSKEQLRAIKGIHDKLARNLASQISSVMRSIVEIRLHSVDQMTYGEFLMSLPSPTSFNVFSIKPLDGNCVLEINPSIAFPMIDRLLGGNGEGFETSRELTDIEVNLLDAILRMMMQRLKDSWSIITDMYPNVEAKESSPNVVQIVSQNEIVIMVVMEIIVGNSSGMINICYPVIYLEPILSRLANRDIMLGETSAKKSRNKELKTLIGRAEVLYEAILGKAVISVNEFLNLKEGDILRLDRSADNRAIVTIDKKEVFLAEVGLHRFRKSIKIEELIRTDKDEIKHILEQYEEERKARLMSYEQEENDYDENMMEESDEYNE; encoded by the coding sequence ATGGCTGATATTTTAAGTCAAGAAGAGATAGATGCGCTGCTTGAAGTCGTAGACGAGGATGCAGAGGGTGCCGATATAGGCATAGGGGGTTCGTCTAGCGAGGATCAAAGACAGATTATAATCTATGACTTTAAAAGACCAAATCGTGTCTCCAAAGAGCAGCTTCGTGCCATAAAAGGCATACACGATAAACTTGCGAGAAATTTGGCTTCTCAAATTTCAAGCGTAATGAGAAGTATTGTAGAAATTAGACTTCATAGCGTAGACCAGATGACTTATGGCGAGTTTTTGATGAGTTTGCCAAGCCCAACCAGCTTTAACGTATTTTCGATCAAACCTCTTGACGGTAACTGCGTGCTTGAGATAAATCCAAGTATAGCCTTTCCTATGATAGATAGACTTCTAGGTGGCAATGGCGAGGGTTTTGAGACAAGTAGAGAGCTAACCGATATAGAGGTAAATTTGCTTGACGCGATACTTAGAATGATGATGCAAAGGCTAAAAGACAGTTGGAGTATTATTACCGATATGTATCCAAACGTTGAGGCCAAAGAGAGTAGCCCAAATGTCGTTCAAATAGTCTCTCAAAACGAAATCGTAATAATGGTTGTCATGGAGATCATAGTCGGCAATTCAAGCGGAATGATAAATATATGCTATCCTGTTATCTATCTTGAGCCGATTTTATCACGTCTTGCGAACCGTGATATAATGCTTGGTGAGACAAGTGCTAAAAAGAGCAGAAACAAAGAGTTAAAGACGCTAATAGGTCGTGCCGAAGTATTATATGAGGCGATACTGGGTAAAGCGGTAATAAGCGTAAATGAGTTTTTAAACTTAAAAGAAGGCGACATACTACGTCTTGATCGCTCTGCCGATAATAGGGCTATTGTCACTATAGACAAAAAAGAGGTCTTTTTAGCAGAAGTAGGGCTTCATAGATTTAGAAAATCAATCAAGATAGAAGAGCTTATTAGAACCGATAAGGATGAGATCAAGCATATTTTGGAGCAATACGAAGAGGAGCGAAAGGCTAGGCTAATGAGCTATGAGCAAGAAGAAAATGATTATGATGAAAATATGATGGAAGAGAGCGATGAATATAATGAATGA
- a CDS encoding YqhA family protein — translation MLKSIFGRLMWSSRIFAILPVIFCLLGAIVLFIIASYDIFVIFGDIYAYFFKGHHPENFHSDVVGVIVGAIDLYLMALVLFIFSFGIYELFIGEIEHMKDSRHSSVLEVHSLDQLKDKLAKVIVMVLIVNFFQRVLHANFNTPLEMAYLAVSILALCLGLYFLHKGEH, via the coding sequence ATGCTAAAGAGTATATTTGGAAGGCTAATGTGGTCAAGCAGAATTTTTGCCATCTTGCCTGTAATATTTTGTCTGCTTGGGGCTATAGTGCTGTTTATTATCGCAAGTTACGATATTTTTGTTATCTTTGGAGATATTTACGCTTACTTTTTTAAAGGGCATCATCCTGAAAATTTTCACTCGGATGTCGTAGGGGTCATAGTGGGAGCGATAGATCTTTATTTGATGGCGTTAGTGCTTTTTATATTTAGCTTTGGAATTTACGAGCTTTTTATCGGTGAAATCGAACATATGAAAGACTCAAGACACTCTAGCGTGCTTGAAGTGCATTCGCTAGATCAGCTAAAAGATAAGCTGGCAAAAGTAATAGTAATGGTTTTAATCGTAAATTTTTTCCAAAGAGTCCTACATGCAAATTTTAATACACCTCTTGAAATGGCATACCTAGCAGTGTCTATTCTGGCTCTTTGTTTAGGACTTTATTTCCTACATAAAGGTGAACATTGA
- a CDS encoding DUF4198 domain-containing protein codes for MFKKILFSTAVFIIGLTMSAQAHQVIANSVGKNKFEVKFWAHDKFESYSSEQLLGAKAYDENLNRIKTGIAYNFNDAKKAPEVLTEKAPAIVTMFFDANYWVQTDDGYIVGDKVKTKGIVFDAIKSIKIGKTYFSWNEKFLNPIGLKLEVIALKNPLEVRVGESLPVLVLKDGEPLEGAGFETAKDDLKTVTNKFGIALIPIKEKGLNIIAAKSAEPIFTDPKAERLLIQSSISFEVK; via the coding sequence ATGTTTAAGAAAATATTATTTAGCACCGCCGTTTTTATTATCGGACTTACGATGTCCGCTCAGGCTCATCAGGTTATTGCCAATAGCGTAGGTAAAAATAAATTTGAAGTAAAATTTTGGGCTCATGATAAATTTGAATCCTACTCTTCGGAGCAACTTTTGGGGGCGAAGGCTTATGATGAGAATTTAAATCGTATCAAAACCGGCATAGCTTATAATTTTAATGATGCTAAAAAAGCTCCTGAAGTACTGACAGAAAAAGCTCCTGCAATAGTAACTATGTTTTTTGATGCAAACTACTGGGTGCAGACTGACGATGGCTATATAGTAGGAGATAAAGTAAAGACTAAAGGCATCGTGTTTGACGCTATTAAGAGTATAAAAATCGGTAAAACATATTTTTCTTGGAATGAGAAATTTTTAAATCCTATAGGACTAAAACTAGAAGTTATAGCGTTAAAAAATCCTTTAGAGGTTAGAGTTGGAGAGTCTTTGCCCGTTTTGGTTTTAAAAGATGGCGAACCTCTTGAGGGTGCTGGTTTTGAGACTGCAAAAGACGATCTTAAAACAGTCACTAATAAATTTGGCATTGCGCTAATTCCTATTAAGGAAAAAGGTCTAAATATTATCGCGGCAAAGAGTGCAGAGCCTATATTTACGGATCCGAAAGCCGAAAGGCTACTTATCCAAAGCTCAATATCATTTGAGGTTAAATAG
- the mnmA gene encoding tRNA 2-thiouridine(34) synthase MnmA, with protein MKILIAMSGGVDSAMSAKMLKEQGHEIVGCYMKLHKKPGYHEKNIEKVEKVCDFLGIKMHILDLEEKFNKYVYSPFIDTYKEGKTPNPCALCNKFIKFGELLKFAKSIGCQKLATGHYVQIENGLIKTARDPNKDQSYFIAQVPKEVLADMIFPLGDKMKSDIKEMAKNLPDFKEFGEQAESSEICFVDTTYIDILNRHYDTNLPGDVVDASGKIIGRHSGYMHYTIGKRRGFEVFSAHEPHFVLSIDATKNQIVVGTKSELEKSEVLVKELNMFVNESEFECEVKVRYRSIPLQAHVVIDDDIAKISLKQSAYGVASGQLAVFYRGDFVIGSGFIV; from the coding sequence ATGAAAATTTTAATAGCTATGAGTGGCGGAGTGGATTCTGCGATGAGTGCTAAGATGTTAAAAGAGCAGGGGCATGAGATCGTGGGTTGCTATATGAAACTGCACAAAAAACCCGGATATCACGAAAAAAACATAGAAAAAGTAGAGAAAGTATGTGATTTTTTAGGTATTAAGATGCATATTTTAGATCTTGAAGAAAAATTTAATAAATATGTATATTCGCCTTTTATAGATACTTACAAAGAGGGTAAAACTCCAAATCCTTGCGCTTTGTGTAATAAATTTATAAAATTTGGTGAGCTTTTGAAATTTGCTAAAAGTATAGGATGTCAAAAGCTAGCTACGGGACACTATGTGCAAATTGAAAACGGATTAATAAAGACAGCAAGAGATCCGAATAAGGATCAGAGCTACTTTATTGCACAAGTTCCAAAAGAAGTTTTAGCCGATATGATATTTCCTCTTGGAGACAAGATGAAGAGCGATATCAAAGAGATGGCTAAAAATTTACCTGACTTTAAAGAATTTGGCGAGCAGGCCGAGAGTAGCGAAATCTGCTTTGTGGATACTACATATATTGATATTTTAAATAGGCATTATGATACAAATTTGCCGGGAGATGTGGTAGATGCCTCAGGTAAAATTATAGGCAGACATAGCGGATATATGCACTATACCATAGGTAAAAGACGAGGTTTTGAAGTGTTTAGTGCGCACGAACCACATTTTGTTTTATCTATTGATGCCACAAAAAACCAGATAGTGGTGGGCACTAAAAGCGAACTTGAAAAGAGCGAAGTGTTAGTCAAAGAATTAAATATGTTTGTGAATGAGAGTGAATTTGAGTGTGAGGTTAAAGTAAGATACCGAAGCATACCGCTTCAGGCTCATGTTGTTATAGATGATGATATTGCAAAGATAAGTTTAAAGCAGAGCGCTTACGGAGTTGCCAGCGGACAACTTGCCGTATTTTACAGAGGTGATTTTGTTATAGGGAGTGGGTTTATAGTCTGA
- the fliY gene encoding flagellar motor switch protein FliY yields the protein MMNDFFEIFINECKATIEGLTGRTPEFGAKAEFDAPSQEGIKPPIAVANINVSGDITAKIMLVATPVLMSAIGEWMMGEEEISRNESLSEDDLDATKEVFSNILGAFSTSLGAQKTLPKLNFEISKVNFIDEDSNFDISSFEKIYIYNVNIEDISEQIGVVVDFSFFSFFNKDQKKGSDASEKSGQHKMELSPTELQNINLIMDVRLPIRVRIGSKKMLLKDVLSMDIGSVIELNQLANDPLEILINDKVIALGEVVIVDGNFGIQITEIGSKKERLEQLR from the coding sequence ATAATGAATGATTTTTTTGAAATTTTTATAAACGAGTGCAAGGCTACTATCGAGGGACTTACCGGTAGGACTCCTGAATTTGGTGCCAAGGCTGAATTTGACGCTCCAAGTCAAGAAGGCATTAAGCCGCCTATTGCCGTAGCAAATATAAATGTTAGCGGTGATATAACGGCTAAGATAATGCTTGTGGCAACTCCTGTGCTTATGAGTGCTATAGGTGAATGGATGATGGGAGAAGAGGAAATTTCACGAAATGAAAGTTTAAGCGAAGATGATTTGGATGCTACCAAAGAGGTTTTTTCAAATATCTTAGGAGCCTTTTCTACATCACTTGGAGCTCAAAAAACCTTGCCAAAGCTCAATTTTGAAATTTCAAAGGTAAATTTTATAGACGAAGACTCAAATTTTGATATAAGCAGCTTTGAAAAAATCTATATTTACAATGTAAATATAGAAGATATTAGTGAGCAGATAGGCGTTGTTGTAGATTTTTCATTTTTTAGCTTTTTTAATAAAGATCAAAAAAAAGGTTCTGATGCCAGTGAAAAATCAGGGCAACATAAGATGGAGCTGAGTCCAACCGAACTTCAAAATATCAATCTCATTATGGATGTTAGGCTGCCTATCAGAGTTAGAATCGGATCTAAAAAAATGCTTTTAAAAGATGTTTTAAGCATGGATATAGGCTCCGTAATAGAGCTAAATCAGCTTGCAAACGATCCTCTTGAAATCCTTATTAACGATAAGGTGATCGCACTTGGCGAAGTTGTAATAGTGGACGGAAATTTTGGTATCCAGATAACTGAAATCGGTAGTAAAAAAGAGCGTTTAGAGCAGCTTCGATAA
- a CDS encoding sigma-54-dependent transcriptional regulator — MNIVIVEDDINMRKSLEIALGEYEELKIKSYKSAVEALKKMSDDTELIITDINMPTMDGLEFIKTLDGKFDVIIMTGNATLNKAIESVRLGVKDFLTKPFDVQTLYQAIKRVEILNQKTPSNFKKQNGKKEETNGDFYATSPKLERAVNIAKKAAATDVSIMLMGESGVGKELFANFIHKNSPRTNKPFVALNMAAIPENLIESELFGFEKGAFTDASAQKKGQFELADGGTLFLDEIGEMPISLQPKLLRALQEREITRLGATKSTKIDVRIVCATNANLENLIKQGKFREDLFYRLNTIPVMIPPLRERKEEILPIAKKALESSCSEFGFNAKKFSKEAEAELESYEFPGNIRELISVVQRAAIMSEGEEISAADLFLQARRVKDKETIKQELIIDVIKSVDGNIKEACEILNLSEENLRDKLDKYGIKEWL, encoded by the coding sequence ATGAATATAGTCATTGTCGAAGATGACATAAATATGCGAAAATCCCTTGAAATAGCCCTTGGCGAATACGAAGAGCTAAAAATCAAAAGCTACAAAAGCGCTGTTGAAGCGCTTAAAAAAATGAGTGATGACACCGAGCTTATCATAACGGATATAAACATGCCTACGATGGACGGACTAGAGTTTATAAAGACGCTGGACGGAAAATTTGATGTGATCATAATGACGGGCAACGCCACTCTTAACAAAGCCATTGAGAGTGTTAGGCTTGGGGTAAAAGACTTTTTAACAAAGCCCTTTGATGTCCAAACTCTTTATCAAGCCATAAAAAGAGTTGAAATTTTAAATCAAAAAACACCTTCAAATTTTAAAAAACAAAACGGAAAAAAAGAAGAGACTAACGGCGACTTTTACGCTACTTCGCCAAAACTTGAGCGAGCTGTAAATATAGCCAAAAAGGCGGCGGCAACGGACGTAAGCATAATGCTTATGGGAGAAAGCGGGGTTGGCAAAGAGCTCTTTGCAAATTTCATACATAAAAACTCGCCTCGCACAAACAAGCCTTTTGTCGCGCTAAATATGGCGGCGATCCCTGAAAATCTCATTGAAAGCGAGCTTTTTGGTTTTGAAAAAGGAGCTTTTACCGACGCGTCCGCGCAAAAAAAAGGTCAGTTTGAGCTTGCGGACGGCGGAACTTTGTTTTTAGATGAGATCGGCGAGATGCCTATATCTCTTCAACCAAAGCTTCTGCGCGCGCTGCAAGAGCGCGAGATAACGAGGCTTGGCGCAACCAAAAGCACGAAGATAGACGTTAGGATCGTATGTGCGACTAACGCAAATTTAGAAAATTTGATAAAACAGGGCAAATTTAGAGAGGATCTCTTTTATCGGCTAAACACTATTCCTGTCATGATACCGCCGCTTAGAGAGCGAAAAGAGGAAATTTTACCAATCGCAAAAAAAGCGCTTGAAAGCTCGTGCTCTGAATTTGGCTTTAACGCTAAGAAATTTTCAAAAGAAGCCGAAGCTGAGCTTGAAAGCTACGAATTTCCTGGTAACATAAGAGAGCTTATCTCGGTAGTTCAAAGAGCTGCGATAATGAGCGAAGGCGAAGAAATTTCAGCCGCAGATCTATTTTTACAAGCTAGAAGGGTAAAAGACAAAGAGACGATCAAGCAAGAGCTCATCATAGATGTGATAAAAAGCGTGGACGGAAATATAAAAGAGGCTTGCGAAATTTTAAATTTAAGCGAAGAAAATTTGCGTGATAAACTTGATAAATACGGTATAAAGGAGTGGCTATGA